Proteins from a single region of Halobaculum sp. CBA1158:
- a CDS encoding amidohydrolase family protein, translating into MPSSVRRLDADAEVPPQAFEDYIVDMDFHVNPVEDELLAYVEDDRALDKLTTEFGATPVMGKWDAAYGIEEGQEGLFTQGRAKYAEDVREACETIAVDDPVVNPGINNLNLQHHPVLKNAVCQAANDYMLDNFADEGMYTAMMVPKWDPEYAVEEIERVAAEDGIVAAYSWFDPKVPWGNEQFDPVFEALVDHDLPLLLHGSLAYWPQHSYVGDDMLTWTEVLGFDWPIHGMVNLVNMIMRGVFDKYPDLNVVFQEAGHWWTPFLRYRMDEFYEMHPDDVQITPRKMESGERYLQRAPSEYLRDNVSLCTQPFALPRNSGDARKLLELSMAEELFTYSSDWPHQTLDPPTWFYTSNAFDDDDLRERILSGNAVDILNL; encoded by the coding sequence ATGCCATCATCGGTCAGGAGACTCGACGCCGACGCGGAGGTCCCGCCGCAGGCGTTCGAGGACTACATCGTGGACATGGACTTCCACGTCAACCCGGTCGAAGACGAGCTGCTGGCGTACGTGGAGGACGACCGCGCGCTCGACAAACTCACGACCGAGTTCGGCGCGACGCCGGTCATGGGCAAGTGGGACGCCGCGTACGGCATCGAGGAGGGACAAGAGGGCTTGTTCACGCAGGGACGCGCGAAGTACGCCGAGGACGTCCGGGAGGCCTGCGAGACGATCGCCGTCGACGACCCGGTCGTCAACCCCGGGATCAACAACCTGAACCTCCAGCACCACCCGGTATTGAAGAACGCGGTCTGTCAGGCCGCCAACGACTACATGCTCGACAACTTCGCCGACGAGGGCATGTATACGGCGATGATGGTTCCCAAGTGGGACCCCGAGTACGCCGTCGAGGAGATCGAGCGGGTCGCCGCCGAGGACGGGATCGTCGCCGCCTACTCGTGGTTCGACCCGAAGGTCCCGTGGGGGAACGAGCAGTTCGACCCCGTCTTCGAGGCGCTCGTCGACCACGATCTCCCGCTGCTGCTACACGGCTCGCTCGCGTACTGGCCCCAGCACTCCTACGTCGGCGACGACATGCTCACCTGGACGGAGGTGCTCGGCTTCGACTGGCCGATCCACGGCATGGTCAACCTCGTCAACATGATCATGCGCGGGGTCTTCGACAAGTACCCCGACCTGAACGTCGTCTTTCAGGAGGCGGGCCACTGGTGGACGCCGTTCCTCCGCTACCGGATGGACGAGTTCTACGAGATGCACCCCGACGACGTCCAGATCACGCCCCGGAAGATGGAGTCGGGCGAGCGATACCTCCAACGCGCGCCCAGCGAGTACCTGCGCGACAACGTCTCGCTGTGTACGCAGCCGTTCGCGCTCCCGCGGAACTCCGGCGACGCGCGCAAACTGCTGGAGCTGTCGATGGCCGAGGAACTGTTCACTTACTCCAGCGACTGGCCCCACCAGACGCTCGACCCGCCGACGTGGTTCTACACCTCCAACGCCTTCGACGACGACGACCTCAGGGAGCGCATCCTGAGCGGGAACGCCGTGGACATCCTGAACCTCTGA
- a CDS encoding Rieske 2Fe-2S domain-containing protein, with translation MSGNDTVEPTEDGFTRVASASEVPEGEGIGVSVDGIEVAVFNAGDEFLAISNRCAHQQAPLCKAGDEKINAEDTWTGKRGGVDVESKTVACPWHLWSWDLETGEHEPSGKRIGTFDCTVRDGDVFVRI, from the coding sequence ATGAGTGGGAACGACACCGTCGAGCCGACTGAGGACGGGTTCACCAGGGTCGCGAGCGCGTCGGAGGTCCCCGAGGGCGAGGGGATCGGCGTCAGCGTCGACGGGATCGAGGTCGCCGTGTTCAACGCCGGCGACGAGTTCCTCGCGATCAGCAACCGCTGCGCCCACCAACAGGCACCGCTGTGCAAGGCCGGCGACGAGAAGATCAACGCCGAGGACACGTGGACCGGGAAACGCGGCGGCGTCGACGTCGAGTCGAAGACGGTCGCGTGTCCGTGGCACCTGTGGTCGTGGGACCTCGAGACCGGGGAACACGAACCCTCGGGCAAGCGGATCGGCACGTTCGACTGCACGGTTCGGGACGGCGACGTGTTCGTCCGGATCTGA
- a CDS encoding CoA-transferase — protein MQQDKTTGMAEAVSRIDPGSAVAAGLALEHAIPFAAGHELLRQGIDDLTLVGPISDVLFDQLIGAGLVSRVRAAWTGNVSAGSGYNFRRAAESGDIEVENHSNFSIALALQAASMGVPYLPTRSLLGSDIATEPQFQVADDPFEGEPIVRVPAVAPDWAVVHVQRAAPTGDAHFWGNTGITYEAVRAADHVLVTCEEVVDVSTIKRDPSRTRITREQVDAVVEAPFGAHPSPVAGHYDRDNEFFLEYADETREADGFDAWADAWVHGVDDRESYRERYEREVGRDLSVTEPTVAAEVRYGQ, from the coding sequence GTGCAGCAGGACAAGACCACGGGGATGGCCGAGGCCGTCTCCCGGATCGACCCCGGAAGCGCCGTCGCCGCCGGACTGGCGCTCGAACACGCGATCCCCTTCGCGGCCGGCCACGAACTGCTCAGACAGGGTATCGACGACCTCACGCTCGTCGGACCGATCAGCGACGTGCTGTTCGACCAGCTGATCGGGGCGGGGCTCGTCTCGCGCGTCCGCGCGGCGTGGACGGGCAACGTGAGCGCCGGCAGCGGCTACAACTTCCGCCGGGCGGCCGAGTCCGGCGACATCGAGGTGGAGAACCACTCGAACTTCTCCATCGCGCTCGCGCTCCAGGCGGCGTCGATGGGAGTGCCGTACCTCCCGACGCGGTCGCTGCTCGGCAGCGACATCGCGACCGAACCCCAGTTCCAGGTCGCCGACGACCCCTTCGAGGGCGAGCCGATCGTCCGGGTCCCCGCCGTCGCTCCGGACTGGGCGGTCGTCCACGTCCAGCGCGCCGCGCCGACCGGTGACGCCCACTTCTGGGGGAACACCGGGATCACCTACGAGGCGGTCCGCGCGGCCGATCACGTGCTCGTCACCTGCGAGGAGGTCGTCGACGTCTCGACGATCAAACGCGATCCGAGTCGGACCCGCATCACGCGCGAGCAGGTGGACGCGGTCGTGGAAGCCCCCTTCGGGGCCCACCCGTCGCCCGTGGCCGGTCACTACGACCGGGACAACGAGTTCTTCCTCGAGTACGCGGATGAGACGCGGGAGGCGGACGGCTTCGACGCCTGGGCCGACGCGTGGGTCCACGGCGTCGACGACCGCGAGTCGTACCGCGAGCGGTACGAGCGCGAGGTCGGTCGGGACCTCTCGGTGACCGAGCCGACCGTCGCCGCGGAGGTGCGCTATGGGCAATGA
- a CDS encoding AMP-binding protein, with amino-acid sequence MRDSYRPRYNAAAADSDHWNEYMETMPREDLDALHLRRIRRNIEYAYDNIPFYRELYDDAGVTPSDIKTLEDFNTKVPIIDKPDLMEIQKEHGGDPFRGRDPSGPEHHMYRFQTSGTTGAPLQEAVTQPATMAVGDAWNYGFWRCGVRPDDTFYFAFPFGTFLGFWSAYWGVRRLGATVRSGAGQSTEERINDIVSVDPDVVVMTPTYAMYLLEKADEMGVDLSETSVRLTVHAGEKGPFVDSVRSRIEEGWDAEVWDAYGQSESIFLGTTMDTDSGGVNPVEPYYYSTIVDPDTDEVIHEDGARGEHIITCHIPTAPGLTLRYRSHDIVEMYHDSRDVFDTDLTWKFFEGSVLDRTDNMLTLRGTNIYPRAIEEVMTGVPNATPHYEIHVDRESGNDQMTVQMEASPDLDRDSYGDLEDELRAELQEAVGVRIDFEVTEPQSLPRYELKSKRFFDHRDQS; translated from the coding sequence ATGCGCGACAGCTACCGCCCCCGGTACAACGCCGCCGCGGCCGACAGCGACCACTGGAACGAGTACATGGAGACGATGCCGCGGGAGGATCTCGACGCTCTCCACCTCAGGCGCATTCGGCGCAACATCGAGTACGCCTACGACAACATCCCGTTCTACCGGGAGCTCTACGACGACGCCGGCGTGACGCCGAGCGACATCAAGACGCTCGAGGACTTCAACACGAAGGTCCCGATCATCGACAAGCCGGACCTGATGGAGATCCAGAAGGAGCACGGCGGCGACCCGTTCCGCGGCCGCGACCCGTCCGGTCCCGAGCATCACATGTACCGGTTCCAGACGAGCGGCACTACCGGCGCGCCGCTGCAAGAGGCCGTGACTCAACCGGCGACGATGGCCGTGGGCGACGCGTGGAACTACGGCTTCTGGCGGTGCGGCGTCCGCCCGGACGACACGTTCTACTTCGCGTTCCCGTTCGGCACCTTCCTCGGGTTCTGGAGCGCCTACTGGGGCGTCCGCCGGCTCGGCGCGACCGTCAGAAGCGGTGCCGGCCAGTCGACCGAGGAGCGCATCAACGACATCGTCAGCGTCGACCCCGACGTCGTCGTCATGACGCCGACGTACGCGATGTACCTGCTGGAGAAGGCCGACGAGATGGGCGTCGACCTCTCGGAGACGAGCGTCCGACTCACCGTCCACGCCGGCGAGAAGGGACCGTTCGTCGACTCGGTCCGATCGCGGATCGAGGAGGGGTGGGACGCGGAGGTGTGGGACGCGTACGGGCAGTCCGAGTCGATCTTCCTCGGCACGACCATGGACACCGACTCGGGAGGCGTCAACCCCGTCGAACCGTACTACTACTCGACCATCGTCGACCCGGACACCGACGAGGTCATCCACGAGGACGGCGCGCGCGGCGAGCACATCATCACCTGTCACATTCCGACCGCGCCAGGGCTCACGCTCCGGTACCGCTCGCACGACATCGTCGAGATGTACCACGACTCGCGGGACGTGTTCGACACGGACCTCACCTGGAAGTTCTTCGAGGGAAGCGTCCTCGACCGGACGGACAACATGCTCACGCTCCGGGGGACGAACATCTACCCGCGGGCGATCGAGGAGGTGATGACCGGCGTCCCGAACGCGACGCCCCACTACGAGATCCACGTCGACCGCGAGTCCGGCAACGACCAGATGACGGTGCAGATGGAGGCCTCACCGGACCTCGATCGCGACTCCTACGGCGACCTCGAGGACGAGCTCCGGGCGGAGTTACAGGAGGCGGTCGGCGTCAGGATCGACTTCGAGGTCACGGAACCCCAGAGCCTGCCCAGGTACGAACTCAAGTCCAAGCGGTTCTTCGACCACCGCGACCAGTCGTGA
- a CDS encoding CoA-transferase, with protein MGNERSAGGTGGDGADREPVTPGEYTPREQMVSAAAREIDDGDVAFVGMRLPLIAFQVAVSTHAPTAMSVFESGVVRDDPADGFLHTMCDLSNLNRAVSLTEMTDVMGRLARGDVDVGFLGGAEIDRYGNLNTTRVRDGDRTIRLPGSGGACDIACMADRTVILMAHEPRRFAERVEYVTSPGHGEGGDWREREGLPGGGPDALVTTKATFGFDDGELFLRSCHPGVDPSSVVGDFPWDLRTSEGARGEPVATTDVPTREELDLVRTFDPDGFWTE; from the coding sequence ATGGGCAATGAGCGATCGGCGGGCGGCACCGGCGGAGACGGAGCCGATCGGGAACCGGTCACGCCGGGGGAGTACACGCCCCGCGAGCAGATGGTGAGCGCGGCCGCCCGCGAGATCGACGACGGCGACGTGGCGTTCGTGGGGATGCGACTGCCGCTCATCGCCTTTCAGGTGGCGGTGAGCACCCACGCGCCGACCGCGATGTCCGTCTTCGAGAGCGGCGTGGTCCGCGACGACCCGGCCGACGGTTTCCTCCACACGATGTGTGACCTGTCGAACCTGAACCGCGCCGTGTCGCTGACGGAGATGACCGACGTGATGGGTCGGCTCGCTCGCGGCGACGTAGACGTGGGCTTTCTGGGCGGCGCTGAGATCGACCGATACGGCAACCTCAACACCACCCGCGTCCGCGACGGCGACCGGACGATACGGCTCCCCGGCAGCGGCGGCGCGTGCGACATCGCCTGCATGGCCGACAGGACGGTGATCCTCATGGCCCACGAGCCGCGTCGGTTCGCCGAACGGGTCGAGTACGTGACCAGTCCCGGCCACGGCGAGGGCGGGGACTGGCGCGAGCGAGAGGGACTGCCCGGCGGCGGTCCCGACGCGCTTGTGACGACGAAGGCGACGTTCGGGTTCGACGACGGCGAGCTCTTCCTGCGGAGCTGTCACCCGGGCGTCGACCCCTCGTCGGTGGTCGGGGACTTCCCGTGGGACCTGCGGACCAGCGAGGGGGCCCGCGGCGAGCCCGTCGCGACGACCGACGTGCCGACCCGCGAGGAACTGGATCTCGTGCGCACGTTCGACCCCGACGGCTTCTGGACCGAGTGA